The sequence below is a genomic window from Candidatus Binataceae bacterium.
GCACCCACCCGGCATCCGCTTCGGCACAAATTAGCTTGAGCGTGGGGTGGCGTTCAAAGACACCACCGAACACGAACATCGCCAGTAGATCCTGGTTGCCACGTACCAGGTTCATCCATCCGTTCAACTTGGTATTCACCCCGCGGTTGCCGTCCGAGTAGGGGCTGTCGGTAGTCTCATTCGGGTTGCGACGACCGGCCAGATGATGGAACGTCACCGGCAATCGGAGATCGATGCACGCATCCCAGAAGGGGTCGTAAAGCCTGCTGTCGTAATCCTCCTCGCTCGGCCACCCGGGGAGCATCACGCCTCGCAGTCCGAGCTCCTTGATCTTGCGCGCCTCCGCAATGGAATCGTCTACGGTTCGCAGCGAGACCTGGCCTACCCCCAGCAGGCGCTCCGGCTGAGTTGCACAGAACTCAGCCAGCCACAGGTTGTACGCGTCCATGCACGCTTTTCGGTAGTCGTAGTCGAGATGCTTGCACAGCACCATGCCGACGCTCGGATACAGGATTTCGGCGCCGATGCCATCGCGGTCTTGGTCGGCAAGGCGTACCGCCGGATCCCATCCGCCACGCTG
It includes:
- a CDS encoding amidohydrolase family protein, whose translation is MLKPVLSADSHVTEPPDAYLSRIDRRFKDRAPHMQHDSRRGDVYVVDGIDRPISVTLLSAAGIDPVAIANLERVNRGWLQRGGWDPAVRLADQDRDGIGAEILYPSVGMVLCKHLDYDYRKACMDAYNLWLAEFCATQPERLLGVGQVSLRTVDDSIAEARKIKELGLRGVMLPGWPSEEDYDSRLYDPFWDACIDLRLPVTFHHLAGRRNPNETTDSPYSDGNRGVNTKLNGWMNLVRGNQDLLAMFVFGGVFERHPTLKLICAEADAGWVPHFMYRMDYAYDHHRHHIKTEPLSKAPSEYFRHNVYLTFQDDLMAFRLRHLCNVRRLMWANDFPHFDSTWPRSREVIQEHTAELDEEERNLVLHDNLVECYDLNLPA